The following are encoded in a window of Phragmites australis chromosome 22, lpPhrAust1.1, whole genome shotgun sequence genomic DNA:
- the LOC133904759 gene encoding CBL-interacting protein kinase 15-like — protein MESGGKIVMERYELGRLLGKGTFGKVHYARNLESNRSVAIKMLDKEKVLKVGLSEQIRREITTMRLVAHKNIVHLHEVMATRNYIYFVMEYVKGGELFDKIEKSGKLTEAAAHKYFQQLISAVDYCHSRGVYHRDLKPENLLLDENENLKVSDFGLSALSESKRQDGLLHTSCGTPAYVAPEVISKTGYDGAKSDIWSCGVVLFVLVAGYLPFRGSSLMEMYQKIQLGDFRCSSWFSHKLKKLLYKILDPNPSTRISIQKIKESTWFRKGPGETHAVKDRIPRESATTIAAPTLAARHKKNSHEDVKPLTVTNLNAFEIISFSAGFDLSGLFIEKECRKEARFTSDKPASAIISKLEDVAKTLNLRVRKKDNGVVKIQGRKEGRNGVLQFDTQIFEITPFHHLVEMKQTSGDSLEYQKLLEEDIRPTLKDIVWAWHGDDQQHKQV, from the coding sequence ATGGAGAGTGGAGGAAAGATTGTAATGGAGCGGTATGAGTTAGGGAGATTGTTGGGGAAAGGCACATTTGGCAAGGTGCACTATGCAAGGAACCTTGAGTCAAACCGGAGCGTTGCTATTAAGATGTTGGACAAGGAGAAGGTATTGAAGGTTGGGCTTTCAGAGCAGATAAGGCGTGAGATCACAACCATGCGTCTGGTGGCACATAAGAACATTGTTCATCTTCATGAGGTCATGGCAACAAGGAACTATATATACTTTGTCATGGAGTATGTGAAAGGTGGTGAGCTCTTTGACAAGATTGAGAAGAGTGGGAAGCTCACGGAGGCAGCTGCACATAAGTACTTCCAGCAGCTCATTAGTGCAGTGGATTACTGCCACAGCCGAGGTGTGTATCACCGGGATTTGAAGCCTGAGAACCTGCTATTGGATGAGAATGAGAACCTGAAGGTCTCGGATTTTGGACTGAGTGCACTTTCAGAGTCAAAGAGGCAAGATGGCTTGCTCCATACCTCCTGTGGAACACCAGCATATGTAGCTCCAGAGGTGATCAGCAAGACAGGCTATGATGGTGCAAAATCAGACATCTGGTCTTGTGGTGTTGTCCTATttgttcttgttgctggttatCTCCCTTTCCGAGGTTCAAGCTTGATGGAGATGTACCAGAAGATACAACTAGGTGATTTCAGGTGCTCCAGTTGGTTTTCACACAAACTCAAGAAGCTGTTGTACAAGATCCTGGACCCCAACCCAAGCACAAGAATATCAATCCAGAAGATAAAAGAGTCTACCTGGTTCCGAAAAGGTCCTGGAGAGACCCATGCAGTAAAGGATAGAATTCCCCGTGAGAGTGCCACCACAATTGCTGCTCCGACACTTGCTGCTAGGCACAAGAAGAATAGTCATGAAGATGTGAAGCCCCTGACCGTCACAAACTTAAATGCCTTTGAAATTATCTCTTTCTCCGCAGGTTTTGATCTTTCTGGCCTATTTATCGAAAAGGAGTGCAGAAAGGAGGCAAGGTTTACTTCAGATAAGCCTGCCTCAGCTATCATCTCGAAGCTTGAAGATGTCGCAAAGACACTGAATCTCAGGGTAAGGAAGAAGGATAATGGTGTAGTCAAGATTCAAGGGAGGAAGGAGGGAAGGAATGGTGTCCTTCAGTTTGACACACAGATCTTTGAGATCACGCCATTCCATCATCTCGTTGAGATGAAACAAACAAGCGGTGATTCACTTGAGTACCAGAAACTATTGGAAGAGGACATCCGGCCAACGTTAAAGGACATAGTCTGGGCCTGGCATGGAGATGATCAGCAGCACAAGCAAGTGTAG
- the LOC133905336 gene encoding uncharacterized protein LOC133905336, which produces MDGDDSMGWVTVALTYFALALMYGCLLAMAAAEAAACFRRWRGRRDNLLAAERLLESVDDVPYQQLPDDDADEGGSSSCVVCLAEYERGERCFVLPGCAHTFHRGCIAPWLRQGKNTCPICRETLAAPAQQCINTAENMV; this is translated from the coding sequence ATGGACGGCGACGATTCGATGGGCTGGGTGACCGTCGCCTTGACTTATTTTGCCCTCGCGCTGATGTACGGCTGCCTGCTTGCCATGGCAGCCGCCGAGGCGGCGGCCTGCTTCCGGCGCTGGCGCGGCCGGCGCGACAACTTGCTCGCCGCCGAGCGGCTGCTGGAGAGCGTGGACGACGTCCCGTACCAGCAGCTGCCTGACGACGACGCAGACGAAGGCGGGTCGTCGTCGTGCGTGGTGTGCTTAGCGGAGTACGAGCGTGGCGAGAGGTGCTTCGTCCTGCCGGGCTGCGCCCACACGTTCCACAGAGGCTGCATCGCCCCGTGGCTACGCCAAGGAAAAAACACTTGCCCTATCTGTAGAGAAACCCTAGCTGCGCCAGCACAACAGTGCATTAACACTGCAGAGAACATGGTGTAG